One Gossypium hirsutum isolate 1008001.06 chromosome A11, Gossypium_hirsutum_v2.1, whole genome shotgun sequence genomic window carries:
- the LOC107924811 gene encoding ABC transporter B family member 25-like, whose product MANAHGFIEKFPEKFETVVGERGLRPSGGQKQRLAIARSLLMNPSVLLLDEATSAIDAESEYLVQEAMDSLMNGRTVLIIAHRLSTVKNANNVAVICDGQIAESGTHEQLLTQDVIQQSLSSDAYVT is encoded by the exons ATGGCGAATGCCCATGGATTCATTGAAAAATTTCCTGAGAAATTTGAAACAGTTGTGGGAGAACGGGGTTTGAGGCCGTCAGGAGGTCAAAAACAAAGACTAGCGATTGCAAGATCACTGTTAATGAATCCCAGTGTATTGCTTTTGGATGAAGCCACAAGTGCTATTGATGCTGAGAGTGAATACCTAGTTCAG GAAGCTATGGATTCATTGATGAATGGTAGGACTGTTCTAATCATAGCACATAGGCTGTCAACAGTAAAAAATGCGAACAACGTAGCCGTTATTTGTGATGGTCAGATAGCAGAGAGTGGCACTCATGAACAGCTTCTCACACAGGATG TAATCCAACAATCTTTAAGCTCAGACGCATATGTTACATGA
- the LOC107923535 gene encoding uncharacterized mitochondrial protein AtMg00820-like — MDIDDEPVKGTRTLIEIYERAHVAQEEPSCFEEAQAYEGWKQAMVNEIKMIQKNQTWKLVEKPTNRKTIGVKWVYRAKQNADGNLNKLKARLVVKGFSQRYGLDYMETFAPVARLDTIRLLVALAAQRQ; from the coding sequence atggacattgatgatgaacctGTCAAGGGTACAAGGACTCTGATTGAGATTTATGAGAGGGCTCATGTTGCACAAGAAGAACCTAGCTGTTTTGAAGAAGCTCAAGCATATGAAGGTTGGAAGCAAGCCATGGTTAATGAAATCAAGATGATTCAAAAGAATCAGACATGGAAGCTAGTAGAAAAGCCTACCAACAGAAAGACCATTGGTGTtaaatgggtctatcgagccaAACAAAATGCTGATGGCAATTTGAACAAGCTGAAAGCTAGGCTtgttgtcaaggggttcagtcaaAGATATGGCCTGGACTACATGGAGACTTTTGCACCAGTAGCCAGGCTAGACACAATCAGGTTGCTAGTTGCTTTAGCTGCACAAAGGCAATAG
- the LOC107924810 gene encoding ABC transporter B family member 27 translates to MNKSTLKVLLLPILFRSICRAVQAWLFSSTGERIVARLRLNLFTHLIHQEIAFFDVTSTGELLSRLSVDTQIIKTAATSNLSEALRNLTSAIIGIGFMFSSSWKLTLLSLVVVPVTAVTMRRFRRYLKQLSHTIQAAAAVAASVAEESFGAIRTIRSFAQEGYAVSKYSEKVDERLKIGLKRAKVVGLYFGGQNAASKLSIFIVVSYGAYLTITGSMTAGSLTSFILYSLTGTIQVPDNSYVRSATLVGTY, encoded by the exons ATGAATAAATCGACTCTTAAGGTTCTTCTTTTACCCATCCTATTTAGGTCTATATGCAGAGCAGTTCAAGCATGGTTGTTTTCTTCTACTGGTGAAAGGATTGTTGCTAGACTAAGGCTTAACTTGTTCACTCACCTTATCCATCAG GAAATAGCCTTTTTCGATGTTACTTCAACAGGCGAACTCCTCAGTAGGCTATCTGTGGACACACAGATCATTAAAACTGCAGCAACATCCAATCTTTCAGAGGCACTTCGGAATCTAACAAGTGCCATTATTGGCATTGGCTTCATGTTTTCATCATCATGGAAGCTGACAT TGCTATCCTTGGTGGTAGTTCCGGTTACCGCAGTCACCATGCGTAGATTCAGACGATATCTCAAACAACTTTCACACACAATACAAGCTGCAGCTGCAGTGGCTGCCTCGGTTGCTGAG GAATCTTTTGGAGCTATTCGAACAATTAGATCTTTTGCTCAAGAAGGCTATGCAGTCTCCAAGTACTCCGAGAAGGTTGATGAAAGACTGAAGATTGGGCTCAAACGAGCT AAAGTAGTTGGTCTGTACTTTGGAGGACAGAACGCTGCATCCAAACTGTCAATTTTTATAGTGGTGAGCTATGGAGCCTACTTGACAATAACTGGATCCATGACCGCTGGTTCTCTTACATCTTTCATCCTTTATAGTCTCACAGGTACTATACAAGTTCCAGACAACTCTTATGTTCGATCTGCAACTTTGGTCGGAACATATTAA